A genome region from Bemisia tabaci chromosome 3, PGI_BMITA_v3 includes the following:
- the LOC109029736 gene encoding uncharacterized protein isoform X1, giving the protein MNNNKKRTKEKKEKQRSHSRRMSDEQLLLMTLPENDDEDEEHRRRINPARKKPVIKGRSPRYVSQGAANVMKQWPSHHSHMHFLLTLAAILFLIFFFLLYISCFRRNPLGPIDAEKRKCIADDFNRIKRLYKKVFGAHKKTLDEDCKDFYDRERALVELENSTSESQIYSLINDCNIFYVHSESMPFSHLKACAMESALRYAPDKQFFFIRLTKCSPKAEHMEDGETDMNSLVHNLTAVLRNDYPNLKIVTTDGCKYFSGSPLKDLWQDSSELINKAAQILTVWRFGGTVLSLNALVTNRKLFEQIESSVEVCKFLIRSRLQCNNFVRELLLQMREKLVPADNSKNKTVSPNNSTSTELISDVIDKSLENFCHNPVGCMGVRRIERSKICKQVEEQCYLLDFKGWRQENLDWQKSIQYFCPSITRRSMNFTI; this is encoded by the coding sequence AATGAGTGATGAGCAACTACTTCTGATGACTTTACCAGAAAATGACGATGAAGATGAAGAACATAGACGACGAATAAATCCTGCCAGAAAAAAACCTGTGATCAAAGGACGAAGCCCTCGATATGTAAGCCAAGGGGCAGCAAACGTAATGAAACAATGGCCATCGCATCATTCTCACATGCACTTTTTGCTAACATTGGCGGCAattttgttccttatttttttcttcctcctgtACATCTCATGCTTTCGTAGGAATCCCCTGGGTCCCATTGacgcagaaaaaagaaaatgcattGCAGACGATTTCAATCGAATTAAGCGGCTGTACAAGAAAGTGTTCGGTGCTCACAAAAAGACTCTTGACGAAGACTGTAAAGATTTTTACGATAGGGAAAGGGCTCTGGTGGAGTTGGAAAATTCTACATCAGAGTCTCAAATCTATTCATTAATTAATGATTGTAACATATTTTACGTTCACAGTGAAAGTATGCCTTTTAGTCATTTAAAAGCTTGTGCAATGGAGTCCGCATTACGCTACGCACCCgataagcaattttttttcattaggcTTACAAAGTGTTCACCAAAAGCAGAGCATATGGAGGATGGCGAGACTGACATGAATTCTCTAGTCCATAATTTAACCGCAGTCCTTCGCAATGATTATCCGAACCTGAAAATTGTGACTACTGAcggttgtaaatatttttcagggtCACCATTAAAAGACTTGTGGCAGGATAGCTCTGAATTAATAAATAAAGCAGCACAAATACTGACAGTGTGGCGATTTGGAGGAACAGTCCTTTCGCTCAATGCTCTAGTCACAAACCGCAAGCTTTTCGAGCAAATAGAAAGCTCGGTAGaagtttgcaaatttttaattagaTCACGATTGCAGTGCAATAATTTTGTTCGAGAGTTACTCCTGCAAATGAGAGAAAAGCTGGTTCCAGCTGACAACTCTAAAAACAAGACTGTTTCACCAAATAATTCCACGAGTACTGAACTCATTAGCGATGTGATAGATAAAAGTCTGGAAAATTTTTGCCACAATCCTGTTGGCTGTATGGGAGTTAGAAGGATAGAGAGATCCAAAATATGTAAGCAAGTGGAGGAGCAGTGTTATCTTCTTGATTTTAAAGGATGGAGACAAGAAAATTTGGATTGGCAAAAATCGATACAATATTTTTGCCCATCTATAACAAGGAGAAGCATGAATTttaccatttaa
- the LOC109029736 gene encoding uncharacterized protein isoform X2 translates to MSDEQLLLMTLPENDDEDEEHRRRINPARKKPVIKGRSPRYVSQGAANVMKQWPSHHSHMHFLLTLAAILFLIFFFLLYISCFRRNPLGPIDAEKRKCIADDFNRIKRLYKKVFGAHKKTLDEDCKDFYDRERALVELENSTSESQIYSLINDCNIFYVHSESMPFSHLKACAMESALRYAPDKQFFFIRLTKCSPKAEHMEDGETDMNSLVHNLTAVLRNDYPNLKIVTTDGCKYFSGSPLKDLWQDSSELINKAAQILTVWRFGGTVLSLNALVTNRKLFEQIESSVEVCKFLIRSRLQCNNFVRELLLQMREKLVPADNSKNKTVSPNNSTSTELISDVIDKSLENFCHNPVGCMGVRRIERSKICKQVEEQCYLLDFKGWRQENLDWQKSIQYFCPSITRRSMNFTI, encoded by the coding sequence ATGAGTGATGAGCAACTACTTCTGATGACTTTACCAGAAAATGACGATGAAGATGAAGAACATAGACGACGAATAAATCCTGCCAGAAAAAAACCTGTGATCAAAGGACGAAGCCCTCGATATGTAAGCCAAGGGGCAGCAAACGTAATGAAACAATGGCCATCGCATCATTCTCACATGCACTTTTTGCTAACATTGGCGGCAattttgttccttatttttttcttcctcctgtACATCTCATGCTTTCGTAGGAATCCCCTGGGTCCCATTGacgcagaaaaaagaaaatgcattGCAGACGATTTCAATCGAATTAAGCGGCTGTACAAGAAAGTGTTCGGTGCTCACAAAAAGACTCTTGACGAAGACTGTAAAGATTTTTACGATAGGGAAAGGGCTCTGGTGGAGTTGGAAAATTCTACATCAGAGTCTCAAATCTATTCATTAATTAATGATTGTAACATATTTTACGTTCACAGTGAAAGTATGCCTTTTAGTCATTTAAAAGCTTGTGCAATGGAGTCCGCATTACGCTACGCACCCgataagcaattttttttcattaggcTTACAAAGTGTTCACCAAAAGCAGAGCATATGGAGGATGGCGAGACTGACATGAATTCTCTAGTCCATAATTTAACCGCAGTCCTTCGCAATGATTATCCGAACCTGAAAATTGTGACTACTGAcggttgtaaatatttttcagggtCACCATTAAAAGACTTGTGGCAGGATAGCTCTGAATTAATAAATAAAGCAGCACAAATACTGACAGTGTGGCGATTTGGAGGAACAGTCCTTTCGCTCAATGCTCTAGTCACAAACCGCAAGCTTTTCGAGCAAATAGAAAGCTCGGTAGaagtttgcaaatttttaattagaTCACGATTGCAGTGCAATAATTTTGTTCGAGAGTTACTCCTGCAAATGAGAGAAAAGCTGGTTCCAGCTGACAACTCTAAAAACAAGACTGTTTCACCAAATAATTCCACGAGTACTGAACTCATTAGCGATGTGATAGATAAAAGTCTGGAAAATTTTTGCCACAATCCTGTTGGCTGTATGGGAGTTAGAAGGATAGAGAGATCCAAAATATGTAAGCAAGTGGAGGAGCAGTGTTATCTTCTTGATTTTAAAGGATGGAGACAAGAAAATTTGGATTGGCAAAAATCGATACAATATTTTTGCCCATCTATAACAAGGAGAAGCATGAATTttaccatttaa
- the Rtnl1 gene encoding reticulon-3 isoform X4 — MDLSSLSFGFKRQDLEALIYWRDPIKSGVAFGVSLGILVSLSIFSLISVVSNLSLLVLSASIVFRVYKSVLQAVQKTSDGHPFKEYLEYDLTLPQEKVRELTDTAVVHINAGVSKLRKLFLVEDLVDSIKFAVGLWTLTYIGAWFNGLTLFILGLIALFTLPKVYENNKTQIDQNWGIAKAKIAEITSKLTAALPVGGKKDSKDKEQ; from the exons tggaAGCTTTAATCTACTGGCGGGATCCAATCAAATCCGGAGTCGCCTTCGGAGTATCTCTAGGAATCCTCGTTTCTCTTTCCATATTCTCTCTCATCTCAGTCGTTTCCAACTTGTCACTCCTAGTTCTCTCAGCCTCCATTGTCTTCAGAGTCTACAAATCAGTTTTACAGGCTGTACAGAAGACATCAGATGGTCATCCATTCAA AGAATACTTGGAGTATGACCTCACTCTACCCCAAGAGAAAGTTCGTGAGCTGACTGACACAGCAGTTGTACACATCAATGCTGGAGTTTCAAAGTTGCGCAAATTATTCCTTGTTGAAGATCTGGTTGACTCGATCAAATTCGCTGTTGGATTATGGACGCTTACTTACATCGGAGCGTGGTTCAACGGCCTCACCCTATTCATCCTTG GGCTAATAGCGCTTTTCACGCTACCCAAAGTTTATGAAAACAACAAAACCCAAATCGATCAAAATTGGGGAATTGCCAAGGCAAAGATTGCTGAAATCACATCCAA ATTGACTGCAGCTCTACCCGTAGGTGGCAAGAAGGACTCTAAAGACAAAGAACAATAA
- the Rtnl1 gene encoding reticulon-1-A isoform X3, with amino-acid sequence MGRDDRRAKRTASYIELPPRGPVEALIYWRDPIKSGVAFGVSLGILVSLSIFSLISVVSNLSLLVLSASIVFRVYKSVLQAVQKTSDGHPFKEYLEYDLTLPQEKVRELTDTAVVHINAGVSKLRKLFLVEDLVDSIKFAVGLWTLTYIGAWFNGLTLFILGLIALFTLPKVYENNKTQIDQNWGIAKAKIAEITSKLTAALPVGGKKDSKDKEQ; translated from the exons ATGGGCCGAGACGATCGCCGCGCCAAGAGGACCGCCAGCTACATCGAACTCCCGCCGAGAGGACCCG tggaAGCTTTAATCTACTGGCGGGATCCAATCAAATCCGGAGTCGCCTTCGGAGTATCTCTAGGAATCCTCGTTTCTCTTTCCATATTCTCTCTCATCTCAGTCGTTTCCAACTTGTCACTCCTAGTTCTCTCAGCCTCCATTGTCTTCAGAGTCTACAAATCAGTTTTACAGGCTGTACAGAAGACATCAGATGGTCATCCATTCAA AGAATACTTGGAGTATGACCTCACTCTACCCCAAGAGAAAGTTCGTGAGCTGACTGACACAGCAGTTGTACACATCAATGCTGGAGTTTCAAAGTTGCGCAAATTATTCCTTGTTGAAGATCTGGTTGACTCGATCAAATTCGCTGTTGGATTATGGACGCTTACTTACATCGGAGCGTGGTTCAACGGCCTCACCCTATTCATCCTTG GGCTAATAGCGCTTTTCACGCTACCCAAAGTTTATGAAAACAACAAAACCCAAATCGATCAAAATTGGGGAATTGCCAAGGCAAAGATTGCTGAAATCACATCCAA ATTGACTGCAGCTCTACCCGTAGGTGGCAAGAAGGACTCTAAAGACAAAGAACAATAA
- the Rtnl1 gene encoding reticulon-1-A isoform X5, with protein MEALIYWRDPIKSGVAFGVSLGILVSLSIFSLISVVSNLSLLVLSASIVFRVYKSVLQAVQKTSDGHPFKEYLEYDLTLPQEKVRELTDTAVVHINAGVSKLRKLFLVEDLVDSIKFAVGLWTLTYIGAWFNGLTLFILGLIALFTLPKVYENNKTQIDQNWGIAKAKIAEITSKLTAALPVGGKKDSKDKEQ; from the exons A tggaAGCTTTAATCTACTGGCGGGATCCAATCAAATCCGGAGTCGCCTTCGGAGTATCTCTAGGAATCCTCGTTTCTCTTTCCATATTCTCTCTCATCTCAGTCGTTTCCAACTTGTCACTCCTAGTTCTCTCAGCCTCCATTGTCTTCAGAGTCTACAAATCAGTTTTACAGGCTGTACAGAAGACATCAGATGGTCATCCATTCAA AGAATACTTGGAGTATGACCTCACTCTACCCCAAGAGAAAGTTCGTGAGCTGACTGACACAGCAGTTGTACACATCAATGCTGGAGTTTCAAAGTTGCGCAAATTATTCCTTGTTGAAGATCTGGTTGACTCGATCAAATTCGCTGTTGGATTATGGACGCTTACTTACATCGGAGCGTGGTTCAACGGCCTCACCCTATTCATCCTTG GGCTAATAGCGCTTTTCACGCTACCCAAAGTTTATGAAAACAACAAAACCCAAATCGATCAAAATTGGGGAATTGCCAAGGCAAAGATTGCTGAAATCACATCCAA ATTGACTGCAGCTCTACCCGTAGGTGGCAAGAAGGACTCTAAAGACAAAGAACAATAA